The Montipora capricornis isolate CH-2021 chromosome 3, ASM3666992v2, whole genome shotgun sequence genome includes the window CAGGGTTTACATCCTTAATTTTCCTAGCTACTGATCGATATAATGCCATCGCCACTCCCTTTATAATTCGCTATAGACTCACGAAAAACAACATTGGTTTCGCTATAGGCCTAACATGGGCCTTGGCAGTGACTTTCTGTCTGCCATTTGTTATTTGGAGCGACttcaacgaaaaaacaaaacgatgtCTCGATCCCTGGTCGATTGAAAAAGGAGCATCAATGAAGATTTACATCATGGCGATTAATGTAGTGTTTCTTGGCGGTGCTTGCCTATTGATGTTCTGCTATGTGCAGATTTTAAGAGGAATCTTCATTACAAGAACGGTTTGTTCAGGAAACATAGCTTGCGGTGACCATGCACAGTTAGCGGCAAAGAAAAAATTAGCGCGAACTTCGTTAGTGGTTAGTGTCAGCTTCTGCACCTGTTATAGTCCATCCTTGTTTTTTCAATTGTATTTGGCACTTACAGCCCCTGAAACAGTGAACCAAAATTATGAAACAATGTACGTTGTTCATAGCCTGGCGAGCTTTATTTTGCTTCTTGGTTCGTGTTTGA containing:
- the LOC138041217 gene encoding galanin receptor 2a-like, which encodes MIVVAGIIQNALILFIVLKNKTMHTTTNYLLANLAAADLVSLIFCPIGMALDITDNHIGGMAGQVICKAFTGNFLPKLAKCAGFTSLIFLATDRYNAIATPFIIRYRLTKNNIGFAIGLTWALAVTFCLPFVIWSDFNEKTKRCLDPWSIEKGASMKIYIMAINVVFLGGACLLMFCYVQILRGIFITRTVCSGNIACGDHAQLAAKKKLARTSLVVSVSFCTCYSPSLFFQLYLALTAPETVNQNYETMYVVHSLASFILLLGSCLNPLLYAFQSSNYRGNLKRIFTKKTRRCTVGPATVG